A genomic region of Cannabis sativa cultivar Pink pepper isolate KNU-18-1 chromosome 1, ASM2916894v1, whole genome shotgun sequence contains the following coding sequences:
- the LOC115704767 gene encoding EG45-like domain containing protein, giving the protein MMMMRDSELQLSVKVSLIKVNKMRTKTWPRPLLFILIVLFVFQTNLHTTHGDVGTSAHYSPPYLPTACYDRDSSQFPSSNLFGAAGDAIWDNGASCGRQYQVRCISASQPGTCIPDKTILVKIVDYAGSLVSAPSATGTTMVLSQTAFAAIANPTASSINIEFQQV; this is encoded by the exons atgatgatgatgagagaTTCAGAGTTACAATTGTCCGTAAAAGTTTCATTAATAAAGGTGAATAAAATGAGAACTAAAACTTGGCCACGCCCACTATTATTTATCCTTATCGTATTGTTCGTTTTCCAGACTAATCTCCATACCACCCATGGTGACGTCGGCACCTCAGCTCATTACTCTCCTCCATATCTCC cGACGGCGTGTTACGACAGAGACTCATCGCAATTTCCGTCGAGTAATTTGTTTGGGGCGGCTGGAGATGCGATCTGGGACAATGGGGCCTCGTGCGGAAGACAGTACCAAGTGAGGTGCATCAGCGCATCCCAACCTGGTACTTGTATCCCGGATAAGACTATCCTTGTCAAGATTGTCGATTACGCCGGTTCTTTGGTTTCCGCTCCCTCAGCCACTGGCACAACCATGGTTTTGTCCCAAACCGCTTTCGCTGCAATTGCCAATCCAACTGCCTCCTCCATCAATATTGAATTTCAGCA GGTATGA